In one Yarrowia lipolytica chromosome 1A, complete sequence genomic region, the following are encoded:
- a CDS encoding uncharacterized protein (Compare to YALI0A10989g, similar to uniprot|Q6C159 Yarrowia lipolytica YALI0F19030g) has protein sequence MNGKGLFSDSEPNGIRTCDWHADVKWYDASDVLDNPFDQEDDGYGADSEDTDDDDTDFDVSITTFPYPWLSKLVVTHNQKPAAIIHKKPVEMTMMYQGRPVALFYRRFSSILEEMTNDLTFTTTPKKEARQPLLLSVTPHTPSAHTAAEYSMPTTTAEHSGLIKIDDTHDSNNSDWYSPPEPLEQISQVVPFEYHNNGYYSYATPDTPCPASPYVTCSSDFGSLEECSRVFPLEHRVDKYCDTPGEPSPTLPCVIDSSDDDYPESVISLSSGDDSVICLSSDDDASDCDSVISLSSTESDSVIFVGASTLKRPREEPKKSKPQERGPKRIRYDPALEESTLQAYVSPGNSQRTYYAVKYSRHPGVFTDFNVALNHSTRPEDVHRFDDLQDAAYFLESRPKFFEATQRQHLNIRGRPVFEVFSDGSSKVDSDGKQWGGFGVWFGHYHPDNVAGPLTGDLQDPLQGELRGLLEAYKVLYNRHDDLLYTIYCDCYAVVQKLNAGKSFPRKYHTIVTSIQLYKQLLGMKVMLRHIVGHCGHPGNERADILAKMGRVRRDGRISCMNAVMEDRYRRTIGEDSAYPFNGVKLDYLLDRRDWPQKMGAQKRRA, from the coding sequence ATGAATGGCAAAGGATTATTCAGTGACTCAGAACCAAACGGGATACGAACATGTGACTGGCACGCAGATGTCAAGTGGTACGACGCCTCCGATGTCCTGGACAACCCATTTGACCAGGAAGACGACGGCTACGGGGCTGATAGCGAAGACacagacgacgacgatacCGACTTTGATGtgtccatcaccacattTCCTTACCCTTGGTTGTCGAAATTGGTAGTCACTCACAACCAGAAGCCTGCAGCGATCATCCACAAGAAACCTGTTgagatgacgatgatgtACCAAGGTAGGCCTGTGGCTTTGTTTTATCGCAGATTCAGCTCTATTCTCGAAGAGATGACAAACGACTTGACTTTCACTACCACCCCAAAAAAGGAGGCTCGACAGCCACTGTTATTGTCAGTTACTCCCCATACTCCGTCAGCACACACAGCAGCCGAATATTCCATGCCGACGACAACAGCCGAGCACTCTGGACTGATCAAGATTGACGATACCCACGACTCTAACAACTCAGACTGGTACTCCCCGCCGGAACCTCTAGAGCAAATCTCTCAAGTCGTTCCTTTCGAGTATCACAACAACGGCTACTACTCGTACGCTACTCCTGACACACCATGTCCTGCATCACCATATGTGACCTGTTCGAGCGACTTTGGATCACTTGAGGAATGCTCTCGAGTATTCCCTCTAGAGCATCGCGTAGACAAGTACTGCGACACCCCTGGTGAACCATCTCCTACGTTACCATGTGTCATCGATTCAAGTGATGACGATTACCCTGAGTCTGTGATTTCTCTTAGCTCAGGAGACGATTCTGTCATCTGCCTGAGTTCTGATGATGACGCCTCCGACTGTGACTCTGTCATCTCACTCAGCTCTACAGAGTCTGACTCTGTTATCTTTGTAGGTGCCTCTACTTTGAAACGACCCAGAGAGGAGCCGAAAAAATCAAAACCACAAGAGAGGGGCCCTAAAAGGATCAGATATGATCCTGCCTTGGAAGAAAGTACACTTCAGGCATATGTTTCACCTGGTAATAGTCAGCGCACATACTATGCCGTCAAATATTCTAGGCACCCTGGGGTGTTCACTGACTTCAATGTCGCGCTTAACCACTCCACCAGACCCGAAGATGTTCATAGGTTTGACGATCTTCAAGATGCTGCGTATTTCTTGGAAAGCAGACCGAAATTCTTCGAGGCCACCCAACGCCAACACTTGAACATACGTGGCAGACCTGTCTTCGAGGTATTCAGTGACGGGTCCAGTAAGGTGGATTCTGATGGGAAACAGTGGGGTGGTTTTGGGGTATGGTTTGGCCATTACCATCCAGACAATGTGGCTGGACCATTGACGGGTGATCTCCAGGATCCCCTACAAGGAGAGCTTCGAGGTCTACTTGAGGCGTACAAGGTACTCTATAACAGGCATGACGATCTCCTGTATACAATCTACTGTGATTGCTATGCTGTGGTCCAGAAACTTAACGCAGGGAAGAGCTTTCCACGCAAGTATCACACCATCGTGACAAGCATCCAACTGTATAAGCAGTTGCTGGGCATGAAAGTGATGCTCCGGCATATCGTGGGGCATTGCGGTCACCCTGGAAACGAACGGGCAGACATTTTGGCAAAGATGGGAAGAGTCCGAAGAGATGGTCGTATCTCATGCATGAATGCAGTCATGGAGGACAGATACAGGAGGACCATTGGTGAAGACTCGGCGTATCCATTCAATGGAGTCAAGTTGGACTACCTCTTGGACAGAAGAGATTGGCCACAAAAGATGGGAGCGCAGAAGAGGAGAGCTTAG